One genomic window of Polyangiaceae bacterium includes the following:
- a CDS encoding tetratricopeptide repeat protein, with protein MKRDSDPRASGSPPEPPRKSDPKASAPERTSDPGKRPSDPKAAPPRPVEPKVSDSGVKDRASAASGTLLGVPAPTYPLAPGIAKVNRISDPGRLSPAPAASGTAKTLLSGTPGEAPVLATGDRASTADATQADPLAAWKRRMGQEVKGLEELIRDERDARRRGRLHYEAARLYEFPLADLKKAEHHYRSAVDLAPELTAALAGARRLLIALGKHKEALALFDAEAKVTASTERKVQIWYEKGRLYEDQLKLRSEARAAYQRALELDKQNTTVLRALERLAALENDWPGLDKALEQLSLAFASDAKARAATLEARARLLDAHRDQSGDSIELYGEALEAEPRSASALVALKRLLHRQGRWRELTAALGREAQTSTDPRVRAMAWYRAASLERDRLADADKAIADLERASHESPDDVMILEQLAKAYDLSGKHAERVGVLERLVTHTKDAASRVLLLHRLGQLVEERLNDDAAAQVWYKRALEVDATHAPTLAALGSSYTRRKEWEALIAMHLAEAEATKDTPRKAQAHARVADVFEVQRSNHAEAEKHYGRALSLDPKHPGAFKALTRLFAQSGKHRELLELYERGVESTEDADTKIEYLFRIGRLHEDELESPGHAVATYKRILEIDGKHLGAIHAWQRAAERAGRWKELVGGLEAEAERTTDKAQVVPLLHRAGEVMEHHVRDDEAALERYRKVLEKDRCFVPNLASLGRVYFRLGRWEDLVKTYELELAILPKGSESAALLHKIGEITEERIGSETGAIKYYRQAIEHDAFYTPALQALGRKYAERGEWSEYVKLLELELTACKEDEPKARIALAVGEVHENRLSQPDRALAAYETAITAVPDFRPALDGRVRILAAQNQHKRLVDELERQAAETRDPLLAVGALTAAGEILRDDLNEPIRAAKCFEGAIERDPSHLPALLSLCGLYERLGTWDRLGVTYATLSRVLSHPGARVAALRDLARLQAAKQSGGDPKHTYISILHVDPKDPLALSALEFAALEDGDQSLLTQVDARLGAALDDPGLSSAHRTRLGECLEQAGDQAALSTYRTALEADPDNYRAAKGFARLADKSGDRALLREAAEYELNVSRDLDRGADLLVLAAKAERERGDLDAAAKDLLQALEVHPDHAGAAEGLTETLLLQDKVDELYDALLHAANSARLQARHAALWNAIADLLAEQKQDLPAALAALNRVLGDEPDSPATLVKLAELYARDGQWAETVDRLSRAIQMKPDDKLLSRAQLLHAQTLSEHLGDDQRALGSVLAVIDREPESREALQCLIGIQRRRRDLDAAYSSAKQLIMVSGTKLERAESYQLLAELEAERGHPDAAARALADAVALVGMSAVPDLERHARALDGTAKKQVLEREAEALIQYAANHQLSSEDRVALELKVADVLDEGLGQRDRALAGLQKAAAAFPEDRGLRHALARRLRSAGHHAQAADELRKLLTVDVDGAEYWRELAETLGAMGRARERNLALAPLVVLGAANDLERATLDANPPRPASAIAGGFDSVAYRGVDAGAGGARGVELLWLVSEGLGKVYTPELERYGLSSRDRLSARSGDPLRVLADRVARVFGVENFDLYVHRAHAGSVEVEFGDPPALLVPAHVTTLAESQQVFLFARAMASIRRGVHAVEKLMPRHIEELLNATTRAFVPGFGGADAELDNLSRRIAKAISRRTRKALEESAPLYSGEPVTHVEEWCRRLRLSSARAALVVADDLPGTINLLRRTEGDLAGLRGAALAQGMALIDDLMRFWVSESAFTLRRHIGMT; from the coding sequence GTGAAGCGCGATAGTGATCCACGAGCCTCGGGTTCGCCGCCCGAGCCTCCGCGCAAGAGCGACCCCAAGGCGAGCGCTCCGGAGCGCACCAGCGATCCCGGTAAGCGTCCCTCGGATCCCAAAGCTGCTCCCCCGCGACCGGTGGAACCCAAGGTCTCGGACTCCGGCGTCAAGGACCGAGCGAGCGCCGCTTCTGGAACCTTGCTCGGCGTCCCTGCGCCGACCTATCCATTGGCGCCTGGGATTGCCAAGGTAAACCGCATCAGCGATCCGGGTCGCCTGTCTCCCGCGCCCGCTGCGAGCGGGACCGCAAAGACACTGCTCTCCGGCACGCCTGGGGAAGCGCCCGTACTCGCGACGGGTGATCGCGCCTCCACTGCCGACGCGACGCAGGCTGACCCGCTTGCCGCGTGGAAACGCCGCATGGGGCAGGAGGTGAAGGGACTGGAGGAGCTGATCCGAGACGAGCGGGACGCGCGTCGCCGTGGTCGCTTGCATTATGAAGCAGCGAGGCTCTACGAGTTCCCCCTAGCTGATCTCAAGAAGGCGGAGCACCACTATCGGTCTGCCGTCGATTTGGCTCCCGAGCTGACCGCGGCCCTGGCCGGCGCGCGTCGCCTGCTGATTGCACTCGGAAAGCACAAGGAAGCGCTCGCACTCTTCGACGCGGAGGCCAAGGTCACCGCATCGACCGAGCGCAAAGTGCAGATCTGGTACGAGAAGGGTCGGCTGTACGAGGACCAACTCAAGCTGCGCTCCGAAGCCCGCGCGGCCTACCAGCGCGCCCTCGAGCTGGACAAGCAGAACACCACCGTGCTGCGCGCTCTGGAGCGCTTGGCCGCCCTGGAGAACGACTGGCCGGGGCTCGACAAGGCCCTGGAACAGCTGTCGCTGGCTTTTGCTAGCGACGCCAAGGCTCGAGCCGCGACCCTGGAGGCGCGGGCGCGCCTGCTCGATGCCCACCGCGATCAATCAGGGGACAGCATCGAGCTTTACGGCGAGGCGCTGGAGGCTGAGCCGCGCTCTGCCTCGGCCCTGGTGGCGTTGAAGCGCCTGTTGCATCGCCAAGGGCGCTGGCGTGAGCTGACCGCTGCTCTCGGGCGCGAGGCACAGACGTCGACTGACCCCCGCGTCCGTGCCATGGCTTGGTACCGTGCGGCATCGCTCGAACGGGATCGCCTGGCAGATGCGGACAAAGCCATCGCGGATCTCGAGCGGGCGAGCCATGAGTCACCTGACGACGTCATGATCCTCGAGCAGCTCGCCAAGGCCTACGATCTGTCCGGCAAGCACGCGGAGCGTGTCGGCGTGCTCGAGCGCCTGGTGACGCATACGAAAGACGCCGCGAGTCGCGTGTTGTTGTTGCACCGGCTTGGGCAGCTGGTCGAGGAGCGGCTCAACGACGATGCCGCAGCTCAGGTTTGGTACAAGCGAGCCCTCGAGGTGGACGCAACTCACGCGCCGACTCTGGCCGCGCTCGGCTCTTCCTACACGCGGCGTAAGGAGTGGGAAGCACTCATCGCGATGCATCTCGCCGAGGCGGAGGCCACGAAGGACACCCCGCGGAAAGCACAAGCGCATGCTCGCGTGGCGGACGTCTTCGAGGTGCAGCGTTCGAACCATGCCGAGGCGGAGAAGCACTACGGCCGCGCGTTGTCCCTGGACCCGAAGCACCCGGGCGCCTTCAAGGCGCTCACCCGGCTCTTCGCCCAGTCGGGCAAGCACCGGGAGTTGCTCGAGCTCTACGAGCGCGGCGTCGAGAGCACCGAGGACGCTGACACCAAGATCGAGTACCTGTTTCGTATCGGGCGCCTCCACGAGGACGAGCTCGAGTCTCCCGGTCACGCGGTAGCCACGTACAAGCGCATTCTGGAGATCGACGGAAAGCACCTCGGCGCCATCCACGCTTGGCAGCGCGCGGCCGAACGCGCAGGACGTTGGAAGGAGCTGGTTGGGGGCCTCGAGGCAGAGGCCGAGCGCACGACGGACAAGGCGCAGGTCGTGCCGCTTCTGCATCGCGCTGGTGAGGTCATGGAGCACCACGTTCGCGACGACGAGGCGGCGCTAGAACGTTACCGCAAGGTACTCGAGAAGGACCGCTGCTTCGTACCCAACCTCGCGAGCCTTGGTCGCGTCTACTTCCGCCTCGGCCGCTGGGAGGACTTGGTCAAGACTTACGAGCTCGAGCTAGCCATCCTGCCGAAGGGCAGCGAGTCAGCGGCGCTGCTACACAAGATCGGTGAAATCACCGAGGAGCGCATCGGGAGCGAGACCGGAGCCATCAAGTACTACCGCCAAGCGATCGAGCACGATGCCTTCTACACGCCTGCGCTCCAGGCGCTGGGACGCAAGTACGCTGAGCGTGGAGAGTGGTCCGAGTACGTGAAGCTCTTGGAACTCGAGCTGACGGCCTGCAAAGAAGACGAGCCGAAGGCGCGCATTGCGCTGGCGGTGGGCGAGGTGCATGAAAATCGTCTGAGCCAGCCTGACCGAGCCCTGGCAGCGTACGAGACGGCCATCACGGCCGTCCCCGACTTCAGGCCCGCGCTCGATGGACGCGTGCGTATCCTCGCGGCACAGAATCAGCACAAGCGGCTAGTCGACGAGCTCGAACGCCAGGCGGCAGAGACGCGAGATCCACTCTTGGCCGTTGGCGCGCTCACGGCTGCCGGAGAGATCCTGCGAGACGACCTGAACGAGCCAATTCGGGCAGCGAAGTGCTTCGAAGGCGCCATCGAGCGCGATCCGTCGCATCTGCCCGCGCTGCTCTCGCTGTGCGGCCTGTATGAGCGATTGGGCACTTGGGATCGCTTGGGAGTGACCTACGCCACGCTCTCTCGGGTGCTGAGTCACCCCGGGGCCCGCGTTGCGGCCTTGCGAGATCTTGCGCGCCTCCAAGCGGCCAAGCAGAGCGGCGGCGATCCCAAACACACGTACATCTCGATCCTCCACGTGGACCCCAAGGACCCGCTGGCGCTCTCCGCGTTGGAGTTCGCGGCGCTCGAGGACGGCGACCAGTCGCTGTTGACCCAAGTCGACGCCCGCTTGGGTGCGGCCCTTGACGACCCTGGGCTGTCCTCGGCTCACCGCACACGGCTTGGTGAGTGTCTCGAGCAGGCGGGCGACCAGGCGGCGCTTTCTACCTACCGAACAGCGCTCGAAGCCGATCCAGACAATTACCGTGCGGCTAAGGGCTTCGCGCGGCTGGCCGATAAGTCTGGAGATCGCGCGCTGCTCCGCGAAGCCGCGGAGTACGAGCTGAACGTCTCACGTGACTTGGATCGCGGCGCGGACCTGTTGGTGCTCGCCGCGAAGGCCGAGCGCGAGCGCGGCGATCTAGATGCTGCGGCAAAGGACCTGCTGCAAGCGCTCGAGGTTCACCCGGATCACGCTGGGGCGGCTGAAGGCTTGACTGAGACCTTGCTGCTCCAAGACAAGGTGGACGAACTTTACGACGCTCTGCTTCACGCGGCGAACTCCGCTCGGCTTCAAGCCCGACATGCCGCGCTTTGGAACGCCATCGCCGACCTCCTCGCGGAGCAGAAGCAAGACTTGCCGGCGGCGCTCGCCGCGCTCAACCGCGTGCTTGGCGATGAGCCAGACAGCCCCGCGACATTGGTGAAGCTTGCGGAGTTGTACGCGCGTGACGGTCAGTGGGCCGAGACCGTAGACCGCCTGTCGAGGGCGATTCAGATGAAGCCTGATGACAAGCTGCTCAGCCGCGCTCAGCTGCTCCACGCGCAGACTCTGTCGGAACATTTGGGCGACGACCAGCGCGCGCTGGGCAGTGTCCTGGCGGTGATCGATCGAGAGCCCGAGAGCCGAGAGGCGCTGCAGTGCCTGATCGGGATCCAGCGCCGACGTCGAGATCTGGATGCTGCGTATTCGAGCGCAAAGCAGCTGATCATGGTGTCGGGTACGAAGCTCGAGCGCGCGGAATCGTATCAGCTCCTTGCGGAACTGGAGGCCGAGCGGGGTCATCCCGACGCGGCTGCCCGTGCGCTGGCAGACGCGGTGGCGCTGGTGGGCATGAGCGCGGTGCCGGACCTGGAACGTCACGCGCGAGCGCTGGACGGAACCGCGAAGAAGCAAGTGCTCGAGCGCGAGGCCGAAGCGCTGATCCAATACGCGGCAAACCACCAGCTAAGCTCGGAAGACCGCGTCGCCCTGGAACTCAAGGTCGCCGATGTCTTGGACGAAGGCTTGGGACAGCGGGATCGCGCATTGGCAGGGCTGCAGAAGGCTGCGGCGGCGTTCCCGGAGGATCGGGGCTTGCGTCACGCATTGGCGCGCCGCTTGCGATCCGCGGGGCACCACGCTCAGGCCGCCGATGAGCTGAGAAAGCTGCTTACGGTCGACGTGGATGGCGCGGAGTACTGGCGCGAGCTAGCCGAGACGCTGGGCGCCATGGGGCGCGCTCGTGAGCGAAACCTCGCGCTGGCGCCCCTCGTGGTGCTGGGCGCAGCAAACGATCTCGAGCGGGCCACGCTGGACGCCAATCCGCCGCGGCCAGCGAGCGCCATCGCCGGTGGGTTCGATTCCGTGGCTTACCGTGGTGTCGACGCGGGCGCGGGCGGGGCACGAGGCGTGGAGCTCTTGTGGCTGGTGAGTGAAGGCCTCGGGAAGGTGTATACACCTGAGCTTGAGCGCTACGGGTTGAGTTCCCGAGATCGCCTCAGTGCGCGCTCCGGGGATCCGTTGCGCGTGCTGGCTGACCGTGTGGCCCGAGTTTTCGGAGTGGAGAACTTCGATCTCTACGTGCACCGCGCCCACGCCGGCAGCGTCGAAGTGGAGTTCGGCGATCCGCCGGCGCTACTCGTCCCTGCTCACGTCACGACACTCGCAGAGAGCCAACAGGTGTTCCTCTTCGCCCGAGCGATGGCGAGCATTCGTCGAGGTGTGCACGCCGTGGAGAAGCTGATGCCTCGCCACATCGAAGAGCTGCTCAACGCGACTACGCGCGCCTTCGTCCCCGGATTCGGCGGCGCGGATGCGGAACTCGACAACCTCTCACGACGGATTGCCAAGGCCATCTCGCGGCGAACTCGCAAGGCACTCGAGGAGAGCGCGCCGCTCTACTCGGGGGAACCTGTCACGCACGTCGAGGAGTGGTGCCGCAGGTTGCGGCTGAGTTCCGCGCGCGCCGCACTGGTGGTGGCGGATGATCTGCCGGGTACGATCAATCTCCTGCGACGCACCGAGGGCGACTTGGCTGGACTGCGCGGCGCCGCGCTGGCGCAGGGCATGGCGCTGATCGACGACCTGATGCGCTTCTGGGTGAGCGAGTCGGCGTTCACGCTGCGACGCCACATCGGGATGACTTGA
- a CDS encoding GMC family oxidoreductase, whose amino-acid sequence MSGPEKLAKRGIASLKDVRSQTSVEDSADVVIVGSGAAGATAARVLTDAGLDVILIEEGAHIPTDKLRSDAYSSFKHLWRDMGFQVAEGRAFTPVLQGRAVGGTTVVNGAIIHRLPEPIYDLWAAEHALDKSFSYRQLTDVFDQLDRELSVGTAPDDVFGVNNQLMQLGVEGIGARGNRIRRNVKDCQGSAHCNQGCPTARKQSMDVSYVPRALERGARLYAQCRAETILSKSGRVSGVRGRFLDPVTKEKGPRFSFHARRAVVLCASAIQTPQLLQANGFGRASQLVGERLQCHPGTGVVGVFPNPVKLSFGATQGFETTHFWHERMKFESVAMPLEFAAARLPGVGPELMRELESFNHLAIWGVQVRAQALGSVHRNFFGGTKIQYDMLDSDIEILKVGVQRLIRMMFAAGATEVLPGIHGLPDRIDSADAAEKLFSLPNDPRLFHCIAAHLFGTAKMGLSKYSSVVDLNAQVHDAPGLYVFDSSAFPTNMGVNPQHSICAFSWLMSERLASRKH is encoded by the coding sequence GTGAGCGGCCCAGAGAAGCTCGCAAAGCGCGGGATTGCCTCCCTGAAGGACGTACGGAGCCAAACCTCCGTTGAGGACAGCGCCGACGTCGTGATCGTGGGTAGCGGCGCCGCGGGTGCCACGGCAGCGCGCGTGCTGACGGACGCTGGGCTCGACGTGATCTTGATCGAAGAAGGCGCACATATCCCCACGGATAAGCTTCGCTCCGATGCGTACAGCTCGTTCAAGCACCTGTGGCGCGATATGGGCTTTCAAGTCGCCGAAGGGCGCGCGTTCACGCCGGTGCTCCAGGGTCGCGCCGTGGGTGGCACCACTGTGGTCAACGGCGCAATCATTCATCGCCTACCAGAGCCGATCTATGACCTGTGGGCCGCGGAGCACGCCCTGGACAAGAGCTTCAGCTACCGGCAGCTGACGGATGTCTTCGATCAGCTGGACCGTGAGCTCAGCGTCGGCACGGCCCCTGACGATGTGTTCGGGGTCAACAATCAGCTGATGCAGCTCGGCGTCGAGGGGATCGGCGCACGAGGCAATCGCATCCGTCGCAACGTGAAGGACTGCCAAGGCTCTGCTCACTGCAATCAAGGTTGCCCGACCGCTCGCAAGCAGAGCATGGATGTCTCGTATGTTCCCCGCGCGCTCGAGCGAGGCGCGCGCCTGTATGCTCAGTGTCGCGCGGAAACAATCTTGAGTAAGTCAGGGCGGGTTTCGGGGGTGAGGGGCCGATTTTTGGACCCCGTGACCAAGGAAAAAGGGCCGCGTTTTAGCTTTCATGCTCGGCGCGCTGTCGTGCTCTGTGCGAGCGCCATCCAAACTCCGCAACTCCTGCAAGCAAACGGCTTCGGGCGCGCCAGTCAATTGGTCGGCGAGCGCTTGCAGTGCCACCCGGGCACCGGCGTCGTTGGCGTCTTCCCGAATCCGGTGAAGCTCAGCTTTGGCGCAACTCAAGGCTTCGAGACCACGCATTTCTGGCATGAGCGCATGAAGTTCGAGAGCGTCGCCATGCCCCTCGAGTTCGCCGCTGCTCGCCTCCCGGGTGTGGGACCAGAGCTGATGCGTGAGCTAGAGAGCTTCAATCACCTCGCCATTTGGGGCGTGCAGGTGCGCGCCCAGGCCCTGGGGAGCGTGCACCGCAACTTCTTCGGCGGGACGAAGATCCAGTACGACATGCTCGATAGCGACATCGAGATCCTGAAAGTCGGTGTCCAGCGCCTGATCCGCATGATGTTCGCGGCGGGTGCCACGGAAGTCTTGCCCGGCATTCATGGTCTGCCAGATCGCATCGACTCGGCGGACGCAGCAGAGAAGCTCTTCAGCTTGCCCAATGACCCGCGGCTCTTTCATTGCATCGCCGCGCACTTGTTCGGCACTGCCAAGATGGGCCTTTCGAAATACTCCAGCGTGGTGGATCTAAATGCTCAGGTACACGACGCGCCTGGGCTCTACGTCTTCGACTCGTCGGCCTTCCCGACCAACATGGGCGTCAATCCCCAGCACAGCATCTGTGCTTTCAGTTGGCTGATGAGCGAGCGACTCGCGAGCCGCAAGCACTGA
- the hutU gene encoding urocanate hydratase, with translation MHLSQKPSEPIRAPRGSKRTAKSWDAEAARRMLMNNLDPQNAIDWESLVVYGGSGRAARNWREYHKIQKALQELEPDETLCVQSGAAVYVAKTHVHAPRVLIANSNIVPRWATQSHFDQLDRQGLTMYGQMTAGSWIYIGTQGILQGTYQTLLALAEKHYGVSTLAGKLVVTAGLGGMSGAQPMAVTMNEGVVINIEVRGDRVKRKVDEGYCDRMTSDLGEALGWAEEAKLAKKGLSIGLVGNAATILPEMVKQGAIPDIITDQTSAHDLGAYIPEGDLAELDELRGKDLAEYHRRSLASIAKHVEAILEMQRRGAIAFDYGNNLRAQAEAAGLSVRDASGQYLYPGFVPAYIRELFCQGMGPFRWAALSGNPNDIHVLDQELLRLFPDNEGLARWVKLAGERIPFLGLPTRICWLGYGERAQFGEAMNRLVADGKLEAPIVIGRDHLDCGSVASPDRETEAMKDGSDTIADWALLNFALNTASGASWVSFHHGGGVGIGNSLHAGMVIVADGTAERAERLNRVLTVDPGIGVARHAVAGYEIAQETAKQKGMKLP, from the coding sequence ATGCACCTGTCGCAGAAACCCTCGGAGCCAATCCGTGCGCCACGCGGGTCGAAGCGCACGGCGAAGAGCTGGGACGCCGAGGCGGCGCGCCGCATGTTGATGAACAACCTCGATCCGCAGAACGCGATCGACTGGGAGAGCCTGGTCGTCTACGGCGGTAGCGGGCGAGCGGCGCGCAACTGGCGCGAGTACCACAAGATCCAAAAGGCCCTGCAGGAGCTGGAACCCGACGAAACACTGTGCGTTCAGTCTGGCGCGGCGGTCTACGTCGCGAAGACCCACGTCCACGCCCCACGGGTGCTGATTGCAAACAGCAACATCGTCCCGCGCTGGGCCACCCAGTCCCATTTCGATCAGCTCGATCGTCAAGGGCTGACCATGTACGGGCAAATGACCGCCGGTTCATGGATCTACATCGGCACCCAGGGGATCCTTCAAGGCACCTACCAGACGCTGTTGGCGCTGGCGGAGAAGCACTACGGCGTCTCGACCTTGGCGGGCAAGCTGGTGGTCACCGCAGGACTTGGTGGCATGAGCGGCGCGCAGCCCATGGCGGTCACCATGAACGAAGGCGTGGTGATCAACATCGAGGTGCGCGGAGACCGCGTGAAGCGCAAGGTCGATGAGGGCTATTGCGACCGCATGACGAGCGACCTCGGGGAGGCTCTCGGTTGGGCAGAGGAAGCGAAACTAGCTAAAAAAGGCTTGAGCATCGGCTTGGTTGGCAACGCCGCGACGATCCTCCCGGAAATGGTCAAGCAAGGCGCCATCCCCGACATCATCACCGACCAAACGTCTGCTCATGATCTGGGCGCGTACATCCCTGAAGGCGACCTGGCCGAGCTCGATGAGCTCCGCGGCAAGGACCTCGCGGAGTACCACCGGCGGTCTCTCGCCAGCATCGCCAAACATGTCGAGGCCATCCTCGAGATGCAGCGCCGGGGCGCGATCGCCTTCGACTACGGAAACAACCTGCGCGCTCAGGCTGAGGCGGCGGGCCTCAGCGTCCGCGACGCCTCAGGCCAGTACTTGTATCCGGGCTTCGTCCCCGCCTACATCCGTGAACTGTTCTGTCAGGGCATGGGGCCCTTCCGCTGGGCCGCGCTGAGCGGAAACCCGAACGACATCCACGTGCTCGATCAGGAGCTCTTGCGCCTGTTCCCTGACAACGAGGGGCTCGCCCGCTGGGTGAAGTTGGCAGGCGAACGCATCCCCTTCCTCGGACTTCCCACGCGGATATGTTGGCTGGGCTACGGGGAGCGCGCGCAGTTTGGCGAAGCCATGAACCGCCTGGTCGCCGACGGGAAGCTGGAGGCGCCGATCGTGATTGGGCGCGATCACCTCGACTGCGGCTCCGTGGCGTCACCTGACCGCGAAACCGAGGCGATGAAGGATGGCTCGGACACCATCGCTGACTGGGCGCTCTTGAACTTCGCGCTCAACACGGCCTCGGGCGCCTCCTGGGTGAGCTTCCATCACGGCGGCGGAGTGGGCATCGGGAACTCCTTGCACGCGGGCATGGTGATCGTCGCCGACGGAACGGCGGAACGCGCCGAGCGACTGAACCGGGTGCTCACCGTCGATCCAGGGATCGGCGTCGCGCGTCACGCCGTGGCCGGCTACGAGATCGCTCAGGAGACCGCAAAGCAGAAGGGCATGAAGCTGCCGTGA
- a CDS encoding imidazolonepropionase encodes MSGAPDCLVLGARQVITCASAAERARAEVGEPGGISAARGNAQGELGTLENTGIALSGGIIQAIAPSAELAARFPEARVVDAQGALILPGFVDCHTHLLFAGNRAEEWEQRMGGASYLEILKQGGGIRRTMAHTRAATREELKSHARLWLRRMLEQGTVHVEAKTGYRLDHDGELEMLRLHRELAAEGPQGITSTYLGAHVVPPEHREQREVYLALVDETLRQAAAEGLCDFVDVFCEDEAFSLAETRHILELARSLGLGLKLHTEQFTSSGGTLLGAELGATSVDHLEVATPEDIKSLAAGENPPICVLLPGVAFHLRLETHAPGRALVDAGVPVALATDFNPGSSPTPSMPLMIALAARTQGLSVAEAIVAATRNAACAVGRGDALGTIEVGKRCDVQLVDAPDYRYLGYTFGYSPVRQVLIAGEPQL; translated from the coding sequence GTGAGCGGCGCCCCAGATTGCCTGGTCCTCGGGGCACGACAAGTCATCACGTGTGCCAGCGCTGCGGAGCGCGCCCGCGCGGAGGTGGGCGAACCGGGCGGGATATCGGCAGCCCGAGGCAACGCACAAGGGGAGCTCGGCACACTCGAAAACACGGGAATTGCCCTCAGCGGCGGCATCATTCAGGCCATTGCCCCGAGCGCGGAGCTCGCGGCGCGCTTTCCTGAGGCAAGAGTCGTCGACGCCCAAGGCGCGTTGATTTTGCCTGGATTCGTCGACTGCCACACCCACCTACTGTTCGCCGGCAACCGCGCCGAAGAGTGGGAGCAGCGCATGGGAGGCGCGAGCTACCTTGAAATCTTGAAGCAAGGCGGCGGGATCCGTCGCACAATGGCGCATACCCGCGCGGCAACGCGCGAGGAGCTGAAGAGCCACGCCCGCCTCTGGCTGCGGCGGATGCTCGAGCAGGGCACGGTTCACGTCGAGGCGAAGACGGGCTACCGCCTCGACCACGACGGCGAGCTCGAGATGTTACGACTTCACCGAGAGCTCGCGGCCGAGGGGCCTCAGGGCATCACCAGCACCTATCTCGGCGCTCACGTGGTGCCGCCAGAACATCGAGAACAACGAGAGGTGTACCTCGCTCTCGTCGATGAAACCCTGCGCCAGGCGGCAGCCGAGGGGCTGTGTGACTTCGTCGACGTGTTCTGCGAAGACGAGGCTTTTAGCCTCGCGGAAACGCGTCATATCCTGGAGCTAGCGCGCTCACTTGGGCTCGGCTTGAAGCTCCACACCGAACAATTCACCTCGAGCGGTGGCACGCTGCTCGGCGCGGAGCTCGGCGCCACCAGCGTGGACCACCTGGAGGTCGCGACGCCCGAGGACATCAAGAGCCTCGCGGCAGGCGAAAATCCGCCAATTTGCGTGCTCTTGCCCGGCGTTGCGTTTCACTTGCGGCTCGAGACCCACGCGCCGGGTCGAGCGCTCGTCGACGCCGGAGTACCGGTGGCCCTTGCCACGGACTTCAACCCTGGGTCGAGCCCCACGCCATCCATGCCCTTGATGATCGCTCTCGCGGCGCGCACTCAAGGGCTGAGCGTGGCTGAGGCGATTGTCGCGGCGACCCGCAACGCGGCGTGCGCCGTGGGTCGCGGCGACGCCCTGGGCACCATCGAAGTCGGCAAGCGTTGCGACGTGCAGCTGGTCGACGCGCCAGACTATCGCTACCTGGGCTACACCTTTGGTTACAGCCCGGTCCGCCAGGTGCTGATCGCCGGCGAACCGCAGCTCTAG